In Cryptomeria japonica chromosome 10, Sugi_1.0, whole genome shotgun sequence, a genomic segment contains:
- the LOC131076158 gene encoding TPD1 protein homolog 1-like, producing the protein MGYVLLREYLNARELEQKTQLVERDQVCGRRNRHESVTQEPCGSKGLSTMGDSHSVGAFNLTNDSVNSRYKNPRLLVVGFPDRIGLDCAKEDIVVNQAATSPLPNGIPTYTVYIVNVCRTGCSIAEIHLTCGWFSSARMINPKLFKRLNYNDCLVNDGKPLKPGGSISIQYANTFKYPMEVSYVKCLP; encoded by the exons ATGGGCTACGTGTTGTTGAGGGAGTACCTGAACGCGCGGGAGCTAGAGCAAAAAACTCAGCTTGTGGAACGAGACCAAGTGTGTGGCCGAAGGAATAGACATGAGTCGGTAACCCAGGAGCCCTGTGGCTCGAAGG GTTTGTCAACAATGGGAGATTCGCACTCCGTTGGAGCGTTCAATCTGACGAATGACAGTGTGAATTCGAGATATAAAAACCCTCGGCTGCTGGTTGTGG GTTTCCCGGACAGAATAGGGCTAGATTGCGCAAAAGAAGACATAGTAGTGAATCAGGCCGCCACCTCCCCCTTGCCAAATGGAATTCCCACATACACTGTTTATATTGTGAATGTGTGCAGGACAGGCTGCTCCATAGCAGAGATCCACCTCACCTGCGGATGGTTCAGCTCTGCGCGAATGATAAATCCCAAATTATTCAAGCGTTTGAATTACAATGACTGCCTTGTCAACGATGGGAAGCCATTAAAGCCCGGCGGCTCCATATCCATTCAGTATGCTAACACTTTTAAATATCCCATGGAAGTCTCTTATGTTAAATGTCTCCCATGA